The Flavobacteriaceae bacterium 3519-10 genome includes a window with the following:
- a CDS encoding Serine acetyltransferase: MAPMCFLLPYINPIKKIVIYLCLYFLVKMNFSEHLHRGYLNRKSDIDKRKTEDFIDRFFRFIFYLELQRCAELSLIEERLNSFRTEFDEILSAAMQGAETAESEYFFSRFPEIYRHLEEDAQFIFENDPAANSVEEVMFSYPGFFAIAVYRFSHELVKNNVPLIPRIWTEFAHSKTGIDIHPGAQIGRNFFIDHGTGIVIGETTVIGDNVKLYQGVTLGALSVTKALQNEKRHPTIGDNVVIYANATILGAETVIGENSLIGGNVWITESVAPNSVVFHKGLVTVKNKLPVNEPINFII, encoded by the coding sequence ATGGCACCTATGTGTTTTTTGTTACCCTACATCAACCCCATAAAAAAAATTGTTATTTACCTTTGTTTATACTTTTTGGTTAAAATGAATTTCTCAGAACATCTTCACCGCGGTTACCTGAACCGGAAATCGGATATCGACAAGCGCAAAACCGAGGATTTTATCGACCGGTTCTTCCGTTTTATATTCTATCTTGAATTACAGCGGTGCGCAGAACTTTCGCTTATCGAGGAAAGGCTCAACAGTTTCCGGACGGAATTTGATGAGATCCTCTCGGCCGCGATGCAGGGCGCAGAAACAGCCGAAAGCGAATACTTCTTTTCGCGGTTTCCTGAAATTTACCGGCATCTCGAAGAAGACGCGCAGTTTATATTTGAGAACGATCCGGCGGCAAACAGTGTTGAGGAAGTAATGTTTTCCTATCCCGGGTTTTTCGCGATTGCCGTTTACCGCTTTTCGCATGAGCTTGTAAAAAACAATGTTCCTTTAATCCCAAGGATCTGGACTGAGTTTGCGCACAGCAAAACCGGAATCGATATTCATCCCGGCGCCCAAATCGGCAGAAACTTCTTTATTGATCACGGAACAGGCATCGTAATCGGCGAAACTACAGTAATTGGCGACAATGTGAAACTCTATCAGGGTGTGACCCTCGGCGCATTATCAGTTACAAAAGCCCTCCAAAATGAAAAAAGGCACCCTACAATTGGCGACAATGTGGTTATTTACGCGAATGCAACCATACTTGGCGCCGAAACCGTCATCGGAGAAAATTCGCTTATTGGCGGAAATGTCTGGATTACAGAAAGTGTGGCACCGAATTCGGTGGTTTTCCATAAAGGGCTCGTCACCGTTAAAAATAAATTACCGGTAAACGAACCGATTAATTTTATCATTTAA
- a CDS encoding Cysteine synthase, giving the protein MKLNTVLEAIGKTPTVKINNIFDKNVEVWMKLERQNPGGSIKDRIALSMIEKAEKEGKITKDTLIVEPTSGNTGVGLAMVCAVKGYKLVLVMPESMSVERRKLMSSYGAKFVLTPRELGTSGAVKKAMEMAEELDNVWIPQQFENEANLEIHRNTTAQEVLEDFPQGFDYLITGVGTGGHISGVTEILKQKFRDLKSFAVEPKDSPVISGGNPGPHPLQGIGAGFIPKVLNTGILDGTIQVEKEEAYEFTKRLAREEGILAGISTGASLAAINKKLAEIPEGSKILTFNYDTGERYWSVEGLFEENLFT; this is encoded by the coding sequence ATGAAACTGAATACAGTATTAGAAGCCATTGGCAAGACACCTACGGTAAAAATCAATAATATTTTTGATAAAAATGTTGAAGTCTGGATGAAACTCGAGCGGCAGAATCCCGGCGGAAGCATTAAAGACAGAATTGCGCTGTCGATGATTGAAAAAGCCGAAAAAGAAGGTAAAATCACAAAGGACACACTGATCGTGGAACCGACTTCAGGAAATACAGGCGTTGGGCTGGCGATGGTTTGCGCCGTGAAAGGGTATAAACTCGTGCTCGTAATGCCTGAAAGTATGAGTGTGGAACGCAGAAAACTGATGTCGTCGTACGGCGCGAAGTTTGTGCTGACGCCGCGCGAACTGGGAACTTCCGGCGCGGTGAAAAAAGCGATGGAAATGGCTGAAGAACTCGATAACGTCTGGATTCCCCAACAGTTTGAGAATGAAGCCAACCTCGAAATCCACCGGAATACTACAGCGCAGGAAGTTCTTGAGGATTTCCCGCAAGGTTTCGATTATCTGATTACCGGCGTTGGAACCGGCGGACACATCTCTGGAGTTACTGAAATTCTGAAACAAAAATTTCGCGATCTGAAAAGTTTCGCGGTAGAGCCTAAAGATTCGCCTGTAATTTCGGGCGGGAATCCCGGTCCGCATCCGCTGCAGGGCATCGGCGCGGGTTTTATTCCGAAAGTGCTCAACACCGGGATTCTTGACGGCACCATTCAGGTTGAAAAAGAAGAAGCGTATGAATTCACCAAAAGACTCGCGCGTGAGGAAGGCATTCTGGCGGGCATTTCGACCGGAGCTTCATTGGCTGCAATCAATAAAAAACTGGCTGAAATACCCGAAGGATCGAAGATCCTTACCTTCAATTACGACACCGGCGAAAGATACTGGTCGGTTGAAGGCCTGTTCGAAGAGAATCTTTTTACATAG
- a CDS encoding Endonuclease — MPEGPTILNLTSKISRFKGKTVTDATGYAEMDKTGIAGQKLMAIDAYGKNFIFVFKDFFVTVHLGLFGSMLINKRKKSNASFALHFDDKEINFYIANTKKIDGKPQDHFNYNTDILKKTFDGEYVLSTLQEKYAEKMIGDALMDQDLFTGVGNIIRVESLYRAKIHPESVIRNIPEKKLVFLIETVVNYAYEFLEQSKEDTVKEKTLIYGKKICPKDKWELIIEEMGKVKRKTYVCPKCQKKFE; from the coding sequence ATGCCTGAAGGACCAACTATTTTAAACCTTACCTCAAAAATTAGCCGCTTCAAAGGCAAAACCGTAACCGATGCCACGGGCTATGCCGAGATGGACAAAACCGGAATTGCCGGCCAGAAGTTAATGGCCATCGACGCTTACGGCAAGAATTTCATCTTTGTATTTAAAGATTTCTTCGTCACCGTGCATCTGGGTTTGTTCGGGAGTATGCTGATCAACAAGCGGAAAAAATCCAACGCGAGTTTTGCGCTGCATTTTGACGACAAGGAAATAAATTTTTATATCGCCAATACGAAGAAGATTGATGGTAAACCTCAGGATCATTTCAATTACAATACCGATATTTTAAAGAAAACATTCGACGGCGAATATGTGTTGAGTACGTTGCAGGAAAAGTACGCCGAAAAGATGATTGGCGACGCACTGATGGATCAGGACCTTTTCACCGGAGTCGGAAATATCATCCGTGTGGAATCGCTGTACCGCGCCAAAATTCATCCCGAAAGCGTCATCAGGAATATTCCGGAAAAAAAACTCGTCTTTCTGATCGAAACTGTTGTGAATTATGCCTACGAATTCCTCGAACAGTCAAAGGAAGACACTGTAAAAGAGAAAACGCTGATCTATGGCAAGAAAATTTGCCCAAAAGACAAGTGGGAACTGATCATCGAAGAAATGGGAAAAGTAAAGCGTAAAACCTACGTCTGCCCGAAATGCCAGAAAAAATTTGAATAA
- a CDS encoding Catalase, whose translation MQNTVMKQFLKYSPQMDALSPEEEQLLAEDLPLIEQAVKASRKVNKTPHHTRNAHAKAFGFVRGHFVPVKNEAADFRQLLDGANLGVIIRYSHPNFFVLGGKWEYPVYGCSIKIYNKDAPVSVKYPLVNLPVFITNSVSKFLNIHIKANRFFIAAGRNYFLAALKIPALLRAGLSLFWDRELASILRNMLKVLDIERQFIPTYDFHSIGCFRLGEKVAKIRLKPNFTLPVEKGNDLEQAKLLRDYFQANELSLDFQVQLATDQKKTPVNNLLKMWREKHAPFVTVGKIILMRQDISNHETEDYENLSFNPFENDGLLQPVGRMQQVRRKIYNVSIRTRQQLNQKNHHA comes from the coding sequence GTGCAAAATACAGTAATGAAGCAGTTTCTTAAATATTCTCCCCAAATGGATGCGCTTTCGCCCGAGGAAGAGCAACTTTTAGCCGAAGACCTGCCACTTATTGAACAGGCGGTGAAAGCTTCCCGAAAAGTAAATAAAACGCCTCACCACACCAGAAATGCGCACGCAAAAGCATTCGGTTTTGTACGCGGACATTTCGTACCGGTTAAAAATGAAGCAGCAGATTTTCGCCAGCTTTTGGATGGGGCAAACCTCGGCGTCATCATCCGTTACTCGCATCCGAATTTCTTTGTGCTGGGCGGCAAATGGGAATATCCGGTGTACGGCTGTTCCATTAAAATATACAATAAAGATGCGCCGGTAAGTGTAAAGTACCCGTTGGTGAATTTGCCTGTATTTATTACGAATTCAGTATCAAAATTTCTGAATATCCACATTAAGGCCAACCGCTTTTTCATCGCAGCAGGACGCAATTATTTTTTAGCTGCGTTAAAGATTCCTGCACTTTTGCGTGCGGGTTTAAGCCTTTTTTGGGATCGCGAACTCGCTTCAATCCTCCGCAATATGCTTAAAGTTCTTGATATCGAAAGACAGTTCATCCCGACTTACGATTTCCACTCAATAGGCTGCTTCCGTTTGGGAGAGAAAGTGGCGAAAATCAGGCTGAAACCAAATTTCACGCTTCCCGTAGAAAAAGGTAATGATCTTGAACAGGCCAAACTGCTCAGAGATTACTTTCAGGCGAACGAGCTTTCACTCGATTTCCAGGTACAGCTGGCAACAGACCAAAAGAAAACGCCGGTAAACAATCTGCTGAAGATGTGGCGCGAAAAACATGCGCCGTTCGTCACGGTTGGGAAAATCATCCTGATGCGCCAGGATATTTCAAATCACGAAACGGAAGATTATGAAAATTTATCCTTTAATCCATTCGAAAATGACGGACTTTTGCAACCCGTGGGCCGTATGCAGCAGGTGCGCCGAAAAATTTATAACGTTTCCATCCGTACAAGACAACAACTAAATCAGAAAAACCATCATGCCTGA
- a CDS encoding Heme oxygenase, whose product MISDRLKTETRYLHDLTEEKFNSKKIFESTFSLEDYRKVLLYNYFLISNFEDAVFSLIPTDAALKIQLEKRRKLKLIETDLQNFGTELPPQEFSVTVNSEAEAWGVFYVMEGSTLGGNMIAKQLSKNAEFKNVNFSYFRCYGEHTGSYWKSFKEVLDQQVAPEKFEECIAGANKAYRFLLDLP is encoded by the coding sequence ATGATTTCAGACCGGCTAAAGACCGAGACCCGATACCTCCACGACCTCACCGAAGAGAAATTCAATTCAAAAAAGATTTTCGAATCCACGTTTAGCCTTGAAGATTACCGGAAGGTACTGTTATATAATTATTTTCTGATCAGTAATTTCGAGGATGCGGTTTTCTCGTTAATTCCTACGGACGCAGCGCTAAAAATTCAGCTCGAAAAGCGACGAAAGTTAAAACTGATCGAAACCGACCTCCAAAATTTTGGAACTGAACTGCCACCACAGGAATTTTCGGTTACAGTAAACAGTGAAGCTGAAGCCTGGGGCGTTTTTTATGTGATGGAAGGTTCTACACTTGGCGGCAATATGATTGCGAAACAACTGAGCAAAAATGCAGAATTTAAAAATGTGAATTTCAGTTATTTCCGTTGCTACGGCGAACATACAGGTTCGTACTGGAAATCGTTTAAAGAAGTACTCGATCAGCAAGTTGCACCCGAAAAGTTTGAAGAATGCATTGCCGGCGCCAATAAAGCGTACCGCTTTCTGCTCGACCTTCCATAG
- a CDS encoding Phytochrome, two-component sensor histidine kinase produces MNLADCHEEKIHVSGHIQDFGYLIGLDPDTQFIRLFSQNIFEIIPVDESFIGRTMQDAPEVFGALLKSVVLSNLDFATMKDVDVFLDKIEIGNATFHLTIYRYTGIIFLELEEMSESFQQKTFVSKKYESISNAPTSGEIWEQLLNVVAETCDYDRVMIYRFLDDGSGKVIAEKVKNEVDSFLHLHYPESDIPRQARELYMKKRKRIFSNVYSTPVPIISALEKPVDLTYSTLRAMSPVHGQYLKNSGVSSSFSTSIVVGNKLWGLVTCQNTEPKHIDLVNRIRCEVFTVIASNAYTSYKSQQSLKDSAELDSKINLLKSRLQKHENLNDSLFSNIDEMRKYPSADGLAIVIADEIRTSGTVPDDANIMKIVRYARENPPQNFYFTNDFGNVSDGKLGNIPNAAGVIFGFTDDKRNELLIWFRGAIDTQVLWAGNPSKETSETILNGDQHYVMSPRKSFATYIESIKGKSEPWKNRDIFAAKKVVAAILETTYSQFKKVQDLYEELKNLNEELDSFSYTISHDLGTPLTVMKLNAQLLERAHHDNPEVGKRVASILQEILGMEDMMRGVLQLSRAKSTEIVVKEVETAKIIRKICLDAQLTLSQTTEIIIGKTPSVLADETMVMQAFLNIIGNAVKYSSKSAMPKVEIHGAEQRDQVVYTVKDNGIGIPAEAQEKMFKIFNRMDNAKGFQGNGVGLSIVFRIMGRLGGSISYQSKEGEGTTFTLIFRKP; encoded by the coding sequence ATGAATTTAGCAGATTGCCACGAAGAAAAGATTCACGTTTCGGGTCATATACAGGACTTCGGATATCTTATCGGGCTGGATCCAGATACACAATTCATCAGACTGTTCAGCCAGAATATTTTCGAAATCATCCCGGTCGACGAAAGTTTCATAGGAAGAACAATGCAGGATGCGCCCGAGGTTTTCGGCGCTTTACTGAAGTCCGTGGTGCTTTCTAATCTGGATTTCGCAACCATGAAAGACGTGGATGTTTTTCTGGATAAGATAGAGATCGGTAATGCAACTTTTCATTTAACCATTTACAGGTATACTGGTATTATTTTTCTTGAGCTTGAGGAAATGTCCGAAAGTTTCCAACAGAAGACATTTGTATCCAAGAAATATGAAAGCATCAGTAATGCTCCTACGTCAGGCGAAATCTGGGAACAGTTGCTGAATGTAGTGGCCGAAACCTGCGATTATGACCGGGTGATGATCTACCGTTTTCTCGATGATGGAAGTGGGAAAGTAATTGCCGAAAAAGTGAAGAATGAAGTGGATAGTTTCCTTCATCTTCATTATCCTGAAAGCGATATTCCGAGGCAGGCACGCGAACTTTATATGAAGAAGCGCAAACGCATTTTCAGTAATGTTTATTCCACACCGGTGCCTATTATCAGTGCACTGGAAAAGCCTGTGGATCTTACGTATTCTACGCTTCGTGCGATGTCTCCCGTACATGGGCAGTATCTTAAAAATTCGGGTGTATCCTCCAGTTTCAGTACTTCAATTGTTGTGGGGAACAAACTTTGGGGTCTGGTAACCTGCCAGAATACGGAACCAAAACATATCGATCTTGTAAACAGAATCCGCTGCGAAGTTTTCACCGTGATTGCTTCAAATGCCTATACATCTTACAAATCTCAGCAGAGCCTTAAAGACAGTGCAGAACTCGACAGCAAAATTAACCTGCTGAAAAGCCGTCTTCAGAAGCACGAAAACCTCAATGATTCGCTCTTCAGCAATATCGATGAGATGCGCAAATATCCGTCGGCAGATGGTCTTGCGATTGTAATTGCTGATGAGATCCGCACGTCGGGCACTGTGCCCGATGATGCAAATATTATGAAAATCGTGCGTTACGCCCGCGAAAATCCGCCTCAGAATTTTTATTTCACCAACGATTTTGGTAATGTTTCGGACGGAAAATTGGGAAATATCCCCAATGCGGCCGGCGTAATTTTCGGATTTACCGATGATAAACGCAACGAACTCCTGATTTGGTTTCGTGGCGCGATCGATACGCAGGTGCTATGGGCCGGAAATCCGTCGAAAGAAACTTCAGAAACCATCCTGAACGGCGACCAGCATTACGTAATGTCACCGCGTAAATCGTTCGCAACTTATATTGAAAGCATTAAAGGGAAATCTGAACCGTGGAAAAACCGTGATATTTTCGCGGCTAAGAAAGTGGTAGCGGCAATTCTCGAAACCACTTACAGCCAGTTTAAAAAAGTTCAGGATCTCTACGAAGAACTTAAAAATCTCAATGAAGAACTCGACAGTTTCTCCTATACCATTTCGCATGATCTTGGCACACCGCTGACGGTGATGAAACTGAATGCACAGCTGCTTGAACGTGCGCACCATGATAATCCTGAAGTTGGTAAACGTGTTGCAAGTATTCTGCAAGAAATTCTCGGTATGGAAGATATGATGCGTGGAGTGCTGCAGCTGAGCCGCGCAAAATCTACCGAAATTGTGGTGAAAGAAGTTGAAACGGCAAAAATTATCCGTAAAATCTGCCTTGATGCACAACTTACATTAAGCCAGACGACTGAAATTATTATCGGCAAAACACCGAGTGTTTTGGCCGATGAAACCATGGTGATGCAGGCTTTTCTTAATATCATCGGCAACGCGGTGAAATATTCAAGTAAAAGCGCAATGCCCAAAGTTGAGATTCATGGTGCTGAGCAGAGAGATCAGGTGGTGTACACAGTGAAAGATAACGGAATCGGGATTCCGGCTGAAGCGCAGGAAAAAATGTTCAAAATCTTCAACAGGATGGATAATGCCAAAGGTTTCCAGGGAAATGGCGTTGGCCTTTCTATCGTTTTCCGCATTATGGGCAGACTTGGCGGTTCTATTTCTTACCAGAGTAAAGAAGGCGAAGGCACAACCTTTACCTTAATTTTCCGAAAACCTTAA
- a CDS encoding Chaperone protein DnaK yields MLGIKLEKATSNKLKIKNIHTMSKIIGIDLGTTNSCVAVMEGKDAVVIPNAEGKRTTPSIVAFTEDGERKVGDPAKRQAVTNPTKTVYSIKRFIGTHFNDDAKEVSRVPYQVVSGPNDTVKVKIDDREYTPQEISAMILQKMKKTAEDYLGQEVTRAVITVPAYFNDAQRQATKEAGEIAGLTVERIINEPTAAALAYGMDKAHKDQKIAVYDLGGGTFDVSILDLGDGVFEVLSTNGDTHLGGDDFDDVIINWMADEFKADEGVDLKSDAIALQRLKEAAEKAKIELSSASQTEVNLPYITATATGPKHMVKTLTRAKFEQLSADLVRRSMEPCKKALSDAGLSISDIDEVILVGGSTRIPIIQEEVEKFFGKKPSKGVNPDEVVAIGAAIQGGVLTGDVKDVLLLDVTPLSLGIETMGSVFTKLIDANTTIPTKKSETFSTASDNQPAVSIRVGQGERPMFNDNKEIGRFDLADIPPAPRGVPQIEVTFDIDANGILHVSAKDKGTGKEQSIKIQASSGLSEEEIARMKREAEENASSDAKKKEEVEVLNKADGLIFQTEKQLKEFGDKLSADKKAAVESAHAELKTAFDAKDMGSIKTKTEALDAAWMAASEEMYAAGQQGQPGADPSQGNAGANSSADDVQDADFEEVK; encoded by the coding sequence TTGCTTGGTATAAAATTGGAGAAAGCCACCTCAAATAAATTAAAAATTAAAAATATACATACTATGAGTAAAATAATTGGAATTGATTTAGGTACAACCAACTCCTGCGTTGCCGTGATGGAAGGTAAAGATGCGGTTGTGATCCCAAATGCAGAAGGTAAAAGAACAACGCCTTCTATCGTTGCCTTCACCGAAGATGGCGAAAGAAAAGTGGGCGATCCGGCCAAAAGACAGGCGGTGACGAACCCTACAAAAACGGTGTATTCAATCAAAAGATTTATCGGAACCCATTTTAATGATGACGCGAAAGAAGTTTCCCGTGTTCCTTATCAGGTAGTGAGCGGGCCAAACGATACCGTAAAAGTAAAAATTGACGACAGAGAATATACTCCGCAGGAAATTTCTGCCATGATTCTTCAGAAAATGAAGAAAACGGCCGAAGATTATTTAGGTCAGGAAGTAACAAGAGCGGTAATTACGGTTCCGGCTTACTTTAATGATGCGCAGAGACAGGCTACAAAAGAAGCCGGTGAAATCGCTGGTTTAACTGTAGAAAGAATTATCAACGAGCCAACAGCCGCAGCTTTGGCTTACGGAATGGATAAAGCACACAAAGACCAGAAAATCGCGGTGTACGATTTAGGTGGTGGTACGTTCGACGTTTCTATCCTTGATCTTGGAGACGGCGTTTTCGAAGTGCTTTCTACTAACGGAGATACGCATCTTGGTGGTGATGATTTCGATGATGTGATCATCAACTGGATGGCAGACGAATTCAAAGCAGACGAAGGTGTTGATTTGAAATCTGACGCTATCGCGCTTCAGCGTTTGAAAGAAGCAGCTGAAAAAGCAAAAATTGAATTATCTTCTGCAAGCCAGACAGAAGTTAACCTTCCTTATATCACTGCAACTGCTACAGGTCCGAAACACATGGTTAAGACTTTAACCAGAGCGAAGTTCGAGCAACTGTCTGCAGATTTGGTAAGAAGATCAATGGAGCCTTGTAAAAAAGCACTTTCTGATGCAGGCCTTTCAATCTCCGATATCGATGAGGTAATTTTGGTAGGTGGTTCTACAAGAATCCCTATCATTCAGGAAGAAGTAGAAAAATTCTTCGGTAAAAAACCTTCAAAAGGAGTTAACCCGGATGAGGTGGTAGCAATCGGTGCTGCGATTCAGGGTGGAGTTTTAACAGGAGACGTAAAAGACGTTCTTTTATTAGATGTTACGCCGCTTTCTTTAGGTATCGAAACCATGGGTTCAGTTTTCACTAAATTGATTGATGCGAACACAACAATCCCAACCAAAAAATCTGAAACTTTCTCTACAGCAAGCGATAACCAGCCTGCAGTTTCAATCAGAGTAGGACAGGGTGAAAGACCAATGTTCAACGATAATAAAGAAATCGGAAGATTCGACCTTGCAGACATTCCACCGGCGCCAAGAGGAGTTCCCCAGATCGAAGTAACCTTCGATATTGATGCGAACGGAATCCTTCACGTATCGGCTAAAGATAAAGGAACAGGTAAAGAGCAGTCGATCAAGATTCAGGCGAGTTCAGGACTTTCTGAAGAAGAAATCGCCAGAATGAAGCGTGAGGCTGAAGAAAATGCATCTTCTGATGCCAAGAAAAAAGAAGAAGTAGAAGTACTGAACAAAGCTGATGGCTTGATCTTCCAGACAGAAAAACAACTGAAAGAATTCGGTGATAAACTGTCCGCAGATAAAAAAGCAGCCGTAGAATCTGCACACGCAGAACTGAAAACTGCTTTTGATGCCAAAGATATGGGAAGCATCAAAACCAAAACTGAAGCACTAGACGCAGCATGGATGGCAGCTTCTGAGGAAATGTATGCAGCAGGCCAGCAAGGTCAGCCGGGCGCAGATCCTTCGCAAGGCAACGCCGGAGCTAACTCAAGTGCTGACGATGTTCAGGATGCTGATTTCGAAGAAGTGAAATAA
- a CDS encoding TonB dependent receptor, putative — MTPIKYSAFKGLNRYATALLLFPCIHILAQTHAHDSLAYRDIEVVKIIKIATGDKNKSKISTSNTDLLNHDAGKFLSSIPEISGIKKAGNYATDPVLRGFKYEQLNIVIDGAANAVNACPSRMDPAVSQVNMNMVQEAEIFKGPYHFRNGNSFGGTINFVTLKTVFTENPTFGGRISTGFESNGNIFRNEAFTELTTKKMVWNLFGSYQKGDAYKDGNGDEVRSAFLRYNIGTKGSFKWNENNITTLQVNTNQGRDVEFAALQMDLIYDKTWMYQLKHLAEFENSFFNQVDFNSYYSVVDHSMGTADRSMVSDVKSLTFGGRGELKKTWNNHILYTGLDYKHEAAENLRMVMPMMMGMKPRDGSSWQDSEVSQIGWFGEYQYRFPDAKLTASARIDYNSSDANKPSQLFQNLYGDLSSENWNSNFSLGYSRSLGKDSQIALWTGRAQRSGSLTERYINLFAVGNDNYEVLGNPHLKPETNNQADLIYTFSREKVFVQANVFYAYLENYISGVIRPDIMPATMKSPGVRQMQNLGNAMKAGFESRVNWQVLPKLRSEMAVAYTYAEDLDTKRPLPEIFPLDFRWKLQADLSPVIIVVNYRYSAAQNRVADTFGELRTPDFSLFNVNLKYNVFRNASIDAEVNNVFDNAYAEHLNRTLSTDRNSRILERGRSFNLGFTYLF, encoded by the coding sequence ATGACTCCTATAAAATATTCGGCCTTTAAAGGGCTGAACCGATACGCTACTGCGCTTTTGCTCTTTCCATGCATCCATATTCTTGCTCAAACTCACGCTCACGACAGCCTCGCGTATCGTGATATTGAGGTGGTAAAAATCATTAAGATCGCCACAGGCGACAAGAATAAATCTAAAATTTCCACTTCGAACACCGATTTGCTGAATCATGACGCGGGCAAATTCCTCAGTTCAATTCCTGAAATCTCTGGAATTAAAAAAGCCGGCAACTACGCCACGGATCCCGTACTTCGCGGTTTCAAATATGAACAGCTGAACATTGTGATCGACGGCGCTGCAAATGCGGTGAATGCCTGCCCCAGCAGAATGGACCCGGCCGTAAGCCAGGTGAACATGAATATGGTTCAGGAAGCCGAAATCTTCAAAGGGCCTTATCATTTCCGCAACGGCAACAGCTTTGGCGGAACCATAAATTTCGTGACACTGAAGACTGTTTTTACCGAGAATCCGACATTTGGTGGACGGATTTCCACGGGTTTTGAAAGCAATGGCAACATCTTCCGAAATGAAGCTTTCACCGAACTGACCACCAAGAAAATGGTGTGGAATCTTTTCGGATCTTATCAGAAAGGTGATGCTTACAAAGACGGTAACGGAGACGAAGTTCGCTCGGCGTTTCTGCGTTATAATATTGGAACTAAAGGCAGTTTTAAATGGAATGAAAATAATATCACAACGCTGCAGGTTAACACCAATCAAGGTCGCGATGTAGAATTTGCGGCGCTGCAGATGGATCTGATTTACGACAAAACCTGGATGTACCAACTTAAGCATCTGGCAGAATTTGAAAACTCCTTTTTCAACCAGGTCGATTTCAATTCGTATTATTCGGTGGTCGATCATTCGATGGGAACTGCGGACCGATCAATGGTTTCTGATGTGAAATCGCTGACATTTGGTGGAAGGGGCGAATTAAAAAAAACCTGGAATAACCATATTCTTTACACAGGTTTAGATTATAAGCATGAAGCCGCCGAAAACCTCCGCATGGTGATGCCAATGATGATGGGCATGAAACCGCGCGACGGCAGTTCGTGGCAGGATTCCGAGGTCTCGCAGATCGGTTGGTTCGGCGAATATCAGTACCGTTTTCCGGACGCAAAACTTACAGCTTCCGCAAGAATCGATTATAATTCCTCAGATGCAAATAAGCCTTCGCAGCTTTTTCAGAATCTCTACGGCGACCTGTCATCGGAAAACTGGAACAGCAATTTCAGTTTGGGTTACAGCCGAAGTCTGGGCAAAGATTCCCAAATCGCACTTTGGACAGGCCGTGCGCAGCGCAGCGGAAGTTTAACCGAACGTTATATCAATTTATTTGCGGTGGGAAATGACAACTATGAAGTGCTTGGAAATCCGCATTTGAAGCCCGAAACAAACAATCAGGCAGACTTGATTTATACGTTTTCTCGCGAAAAAGTCTTCGTGCAGGCCAATGTTTTCTATGCCTACCTCGAAAATTATATTTCAGGTGTAATTCGCCCCGATATTATGCCGGCAACAATGAAGAGTCCTGGGGTTCGGCAGATGCAGAATTTGGGTAACGCGATGAAAGCCGGTTTCGAATCGCGCGTGAACTGGCAGGTACTACCCAAATTAAGATCAGAAATGGCAGTGGCCTATACGTACGCAGAAGATCTCGACACCAAACGACCTTTGCCCGAAATATTTCCGTTGGATTTCCGCTGGAAACTTCAGGCTGACCTGTCGCCGGTAATCATCGTGGTGAATTACCGTTACTCAGCCGCACAGAATCGTGTCGCTGACACTTTCGGTGAATTAAGAACACCAGATTTCTCACTCTTTAATGTTAATCTCAAATACAATGTTTTCCGGAATGCTTCGATCGATGCTGAGGTAAACAATGTCTTCGACAATGCCTACGCGGAACATCTGAACCGCACCCTTTCAACTGACCGCAATTCAAGAATACTCGAAAGAGGGCGAAGCTTCAATCTTGGATTTACGTATTTGTTCTGA
- a CDS encoding Cytochrome c551/c552 has protein sequence MNKYCAVAILMIAVSCGKNEVDSGKESNVMLEEPTIQVVDSAAAGKHEGLALIEGADCLTCHKVDARVVGPSYQEVADKYTEADIEMLAGKIIDGGKGNWGEIPMTPHTGMSEANAKKMVEYILTLKK, from the coding sequence ATGAATAAATATTGTGCAGTCGCTATATTAATGATCGCGGTATCATGCGGAAAGAACGAGGTAGATTCAGGAAAAGAAAGTAATGTGATGTTAGAAGAACCCACCATTCAGGTTGTAGATTCTGCTGCTGCCGGCAAACATGAAGGCCTGGCGCTGATCGAGGGTGCAGACTGCCTCACCTGCCATAAAGTGGATGCGCGGGTTGTTGGGCCCTCATACCAGGAAGTGGCCGATAAATATACCGAAGCAGATATAGAAATGCTTGCAGGTAAAATTATTGATGGTGGCAAAGGAAATTGGGGCGAAATCCCGATGACACCACACACCGGAATGAGCGAAGCCAACGCAAAAAAAATGGTGGAATACATTCTTACGCTTAAGAAATAA